The Planctomonas sp. JC2975 DNA window ACAAGGAGTCCCTCGTGGTCGGGGGAGAGCTCGTCGCCTCGAGGGCTCGTCCGGGACAGATCGTGCCCGTCGACTCCGAGCATTCCGCCATCGCACAATCGCTTCGCGCTGGTGCGCCGAGCGAGGTGCGCAGACTCGTGGTGACGGCGTCCGGCGGTCCGTTCCGTGGCTGGCAACGGGAACGGCTGCGTGACGTCACGCCGCAGGAGGCGCTCAGGCACCCCAACTTCGCGATGGGGAACGTCATCACCACCAATTCGGCGACCCTCGTCAACAAGGGCCTTGAAGTCATCGAGGCGCGCCTGCTCTTCGACGTTCCCTATGAGCGCATCGAGGTGGTCGTTCACCCGCAGCAGTACATCCACTCCATGGTGGAGTTCGTCGATGGCGCTGTCGTGGCGCAGCTCGGTTTGCCGACGATGCTGGTGCCCATCTCGCACGCACTCGGATGGCCGCAGCGTGTTCCGGACGCGGAAACGCCGATCGACTGGACGATGGCGAGCGACTGGCGATTCGAGCCGCTCGACGGCGAAGCGTTCCCTTCCGTCGGGCTCGCGAAGCGAGTGGGCGTTGCCGCAGGCACCTACCCCGCGGTGTTCAACGCCGCCAACGAGCAGGCCGTCGCAGCGTTCCACGACGGACGCCTCGGATTCCTCGGCATCGTGGATACGATCGAGCGGGTCGTCGACGAGCACGAGGCGCCGGCGAGCCTGGACCTGACGGTGCTCGCCGAAGCTGAGCGCTGGGCGAGGGAGCGGGCGGACGCGATCATCGCTTCAGTCTGAGACCCGCTTCACGCCGTCACAACCGGGCGCGGTACCACTCCGCCGTCACCGTGAGCGACTCGTGCCATGGCGTCTCCTCCACGCCCAGACGCTCGCTGGTCTCGGTGGCGTCGATCACGTACGGCACGGCGAACTGATAGCTGGAGGCGTGGATCTCACGCATCATCGGGCTCACGAGCCCGGCGGTGCGCAGAACCCAGCGCGGAATCTCGGCGGCCTCGCCCGTCGTCCCGTACAGGGCGTTCAACTGCGCAGCGATCTCGGCCCTGGGATGCGGGGCGCCGCTCGGCACGTGCCACACTCGGCCCCAGTCCCCTGTCCAGTCGGCAGCAGCGGCCAACGTGGAGGCGATGTCCGGGATGTAGCTCCAGCTGTGGTCGATGTCGACGCCGCCGACGCCGCGCACGGTCTTGGACTTCAGGATCCCGGAGAAGAAGGCACTGCCGAGGTGCGCCGTGCCACCCGATCCCGGCCCGAAGTAGTCGCTGGCTCGAACCTCGACACCACGGATTCGGCCCTGCAGCGTCGCCTCGCGCACGTCGTGCCATCCGGCCTTGCGCACCAGGCCTTTCGTCTCGTTCGTGAGCTCGGGAGTGTCCTCGGTCATCGGTCCTGTCGGCGAACCGTACGGATAGAGGTTGCCCATGACGACGAGGGATGCTCCCGATCGTTCGGCTGCGGAGATAGCGGCGCGGAACACCGGAGGCCAATCTCGCGGCCACGACGTGTAGGGCGGATTGGTGACCACGAAGATGGTCTCGGCGCCCTCGGCGGCGCGCGTGATGGCATCCGCATCGGAGGCGTCGAGTCGGATGGGCCGAGCGCCGGCGACCTCGGTCCCGCTGCGAGTGGCGACACGCACCGAGTCGCCTCGCTCGGTGAGCTGTGCGGCGAGCTGTGCGCCGATGAGGCCCGCGCCGATGACCAGTCGAGTCGTCATGTGTCTCGTGCTTCCGTTTCGACGGCTGTCGTGGGGGACGACAGCGACGCGATGGCTCCGTTTCTGGAACCACCGCGATCCGCGAGCGGTGTTCAGGAGCAATGCTCCCGGGTCCGCGTCGACGGGAACGCGAACCCGCATGATTTGTGAGCACCGCTCACCGCAAAAATCTAGGGGATCGGTCACGAGAGTTCAAGAGCACCGATCGCTAACTCCTGGCGAACGATGGCAGGATGGCAGGGTGACAGACCGGTCCGTCCATCGCGGGCGGAAGCCCGTGATCTCGCGCGAGCAGGTGCTCGAGGCGGCAGCGGCCACTCTCGAGAACGGCGGAGCGGAGACCATCTCGTTGCGCGCCATCGCCCGCGAGCTCGGCGTGGTCAGCTCGGCGATCTACCGGCACTACCCGAGTCGTGATGCGCTGCTCACCGATCTGATCGTGCAGGCTCACACCGAGCTCGGCGAATGGGTCTCGGGTGCCGAGCACTCCGTCGACAGGGCGCAGCTCGGAGATCGTTTCGGCGTGGTCGTCCGCAGCGCGCGTGAGTGGGCAAAGCGGAACCCGCACAGATATGCGCTCATCTACGGCACGCCGGTGCCCGGATACAGCGTGCCGGCGAGTACGCTCCAACCCGCGTCCATCATCGCCATGCTCTTCGCCAGGCTGCTCCTCGACGCCGCTGCCGCCGGATGTCGCCCACCTCCGGATGCGGCACGCGATGCACTGGCACCCTCGTTCTCGCGCCTTGGAGAACAGCTGGAGCTTCCGCCTGCGCTGCATCCGTCCCTGGTCGCGGGCGTTCAGGTGTGGTCGCAGCTCTTCGGCCACATCTCGTTCGAGATCTTCGGGCACTACGTCGGCGTCGTCGACGATGTCGACGCCTACACGGAAGCGCTGATCGTGCTCATGGCGGCACGTCTCGGTCTGCCGGAAACCGGTGTGCCGCCAGCGGTCCCGCCTGCGGCCGGATCGTCATCCGGCCACTGACGAGACCTGCCGGGTCACTGCGTGGCGGTCGGAGTGGGCGTGGGAGTCGACGTCGAGGTGGACGACGACCCGACGGCGGACTCCACGAAGGAGGCGAACGTGGACGCGTCGGTGAGCGATCCCTTGTACTGCTGACCGTTCACGATCACCGTCGGCGTTCCGCCGAACGTCGTGACGTTCGAGTTCGGCAGCTTCTTCGTCGTCGCTCGAGAGGTCGCGGCATTGAGCCAACTCGTGAACTTCGTGTCGTTCACGCACTTGGTGACGTTGTCGGAACTCACCCCGGCGCTCTTCAGGATCGACAGGATCTTGGAATTCGGCAGACCACCGGTGTTCTCCTGGGGCTGCTTGGCGTACAACGCCGTGTTCACGGTGATGAACTTGTCGGGGAAGTACTCGGCGACGCACGCCATCGCATTGCCTGCGCGCAGCGAGTATCCGCCGTTCCCCTGGCTCGTGAGGTAGTTCAGCGGATGCAACTCGAGGGTGGCGATGCCCGAGTCGAGCCATTGCGTGATCTGCGACATGTTCGTCTGCTCGAACTGCTGGCAGTACGGGCACTGCAGGTCTTCGTAGATGGTGATGTACGCCTTGGACGACGTATCGGACTGGGTGGTCGGCGTCGGGGACTCACCGGCCTGCAGAGCTGGGGTGCGCACGGCCTTCGTGCTCGAGGTCATGACGATGCCGTCGCTGATCATGTTCTTCGGGCCGGCGGATGTCTGTCCCTGCGGAATCGAATTCACGATCACCAGCGCTATAACGGCCAGCACGGCGATGATCACCACGCCGACGGAGCCCTGGATCCACCACTTGCGGCGCCTGGCCTTCTTCGCGGCCTCCTCGCGCATGAGGCGGGCGTGCTCCCGCGCAGTCTCCCGGCGGTCCTTCTTGCTCGGACCGTTCGCACCGCGGCCAGTAGCCATTGACGTCCTCTTCGTTCAGGGGAGTAGTGGAAGCGAGTGGGCCGGTGGTGAGCACCGGCAACAGATCCTCACCCTAACGTGACCGGGCTATGGGTTTCGTGAGCGATGGCTGCGGATGCCCCCTCTCGGATGCTGCTTCGGGGGAGCATCCAGGCGCACGCGGCTAGCATTTCTGCATGTCCTCCGTGCTGCCCTTCATCGTCGGCGTGCTGATCTTCGTGGTCGGCCTCGCCGTCTCGATCGCGCTGCACGAGCTCGGCCACCTGACGGCCGCGAAGGCGTTCGGCGTCAAGGTGACGCAGTACATGATCGGCTTCGGGAAGACCCTGTTCTCGTTCCGCAGGGGAGAGACCGAGTACGGCGTGAAGGCACTGCCGTTCGGGGGATACATCGCGATGATCGGGATGTTCCCACCGAGGCATCCCGGAGAGGCGCCGCGGGATGCCTCCACGGGCTTCTACAACTCGCTCGTCGTGACCGACGGCGCGATCGGCGCGCCGCGCGAGGAGCGCGAGCAGCAGCGTCGGAGCGTGCTCGGCACCATGGCCGACGAGGCGCGGCAGGCCAGCGCCGAGACCATTCCTGAGGGCGAGGAGCATCGCGCCTTCTATCTGTTGCATCCGCTCAAGCGCATCATCGTGATGTTCGCCGGCCCGTTCATGAACCTCGTGATCGCGTTCGTGCTCATCGCGATCATGCTGTGCGGAATCGGTGTGCAGGGTGCGAGCACCACGGTTCAGTCGGTGTCGGAGTGCCTCAAGCCGGCGACGTCGACGTCGACCACGTGTTCGACCTCCGATCCGGCATCTCCGGCTGCTGCGGCGGGCTTCAAGTCCGGTGATCGCGTCGTGGAGTACGACGGCACGGCCATCACCGACTGGACGCAGCTCTCCACGAAGATCCAGGGCTCCGCCGGCCGAACCGTTCCGGTGGTCGTGGTTCGCGACGGCCGGCGCGTCACTCTGCAGGTGACGCCGAAGCAGACGCAGGCCGAGGTGTCGGACGCATCCGGCGCGACGGTCGTGAAGAACGTCGGCATGATCGGGATCGCGCCGACGACCGAACTGCAGCCGCAGTCCTTCGGCACCGCCGTCGCCACCACGGGACAGCAGCTCGGTCAGGTCGCCGGCGTCGTCATCAACCTCCCGCAGCGCATGGTCGGTGTCTGGAATGCCGCGTTCGGACCGGACGAGCGCTCCGCCTCCAGTCCGGTCGGCATCATCGGCGTCGGCCGGATGGCGGGCGAGATCGCCGACAGTTCCTCGTACGCGTTCGTGTCGAAGATCCAGCTCATGCTGAGCCTGCTCGCCTCGCTCAACCTGGCGCTGTTCGTCTTCAACATGATTCCGTTGCTTCCCCTGGATGGCGGCCACATCGCCGGCGCCATCTGGGAGTGGATCAAGCGCGGCTGGTTCGCGGCGACCCGTAGGGGATCCTCACCCAAGCCGGTCGACATGGCACGCCTCATGCCGCTCACGTACGCGGTCATCATTGTGCTCGGCGCGATGAGTCTTCTCCTCGCCTACGCGGACATCGTCAAGCCGATCAGTCTGCCCGGCTGATCCCTCCAGCACCCGAGAGCGCTGTTGCACGTCCGTGACCGCTCGTCGGCCCTTGTGACCGAGCAGCGAGGGGACCTTTCTGGTCACCCTCAGCGGCAGATCCACTGACCCCGACCTGCTCGTCCGCGCAGCCGAGCGGAATCCGGGCGGCGCGCCCGACACGATCCCTTGCCTGACCGCGGCCGCGATGCGACGCTGGGCGTGGCGCATCGAGGCGCCGCCGGCGACGTGGAGGGGGTCCAGCGTGCGGACGATTCTCACCGGGATCACGGTGTCCGATCCTGCGGCATCCGTCGCCTTCTACGGTGCGCTCGGCTACGAAGTCGTCGGCTCCGTGGCCGAGGCGGAGATCGGGGCGCTCACCATGCTGAAGCTGCCGGACGAGGAGTTCGTCTCCATCGAGCTCGTTGCGGACGGCACGGTCGCCGGTGGTCCCGCGGCGGGCCTGAACCACATCGCGATCCAGGTCGACGATCTGGAAGACCTGCTCGGACGCCTCCGTGACGCGGGCGTCTCCGTCGGCGAGGTGGGCATGCCGGGCGGGGCGACCGGGCCGCGCACGTGCATGCTGTCCGATCCCGACGGCTATGCCATCGAACTGACGCAATGGCAGCCCGGCCATCCGACGGGGTTGACCGTCGACGACTTCCGAGCGGACTGAGTGTCCCGAACCCAGCCGGAGAATCCACAAGGACGGAGCGACCATGCCGAAGCATTCGGACCCCGCGCTCGCGGGGCGCCGCGCAGTCATCACGGGAGGAGCGAGCGGTATCGGGCGAGCATGCGCGATGGCGTTCGCGGATGCCGGAGCCCTCGTCACCGTCGCCGACCTCGACGGTGAAGCAGCCCAGCGCGTCGCCGAGGAAATCGGCGGCCACGCTTGGCAGGTCGACCTCACCGACCTGGAAGCGCTCGCCGACGTGCAGCTCGACGTCGACATCCTGATCAACAACGCGGGGATCCAGCACGTTCGACCCATCGAGGAGTTCGAGCCCGAGCAGTTCCAGCGGATCATCCGCCTCATGCTCGAGGCGCCGTTCCTGCTGATCCGCGCCGTGCTGCCAGGCATGTACGAGCGCGGCTGGGGTCGCATCATCAACCTGTCCAGCGTGCACGGCCTGCGGGCATCCGCCTACAAGTCGGCCTACGTGGCCGCCAAGCACGGCCTGGAGGGCCTGTCGAAGACGACGGCGCTGGAAGGCGGCCCGCACGGCGTGACGAGCAACTGCATCAATCCGGCGTACGTCAACACGCCTCTGGTGCAGAAGCAGATTGCCGACCAGGCGAAGGTGCACGGCATCGCCGAGGCGGATGTCGTCGAGCAGGTCATGCTGACCGAGAGCGCGATCAAGCGGCTCGTCGAGCCGGGGGAGGTCGCATCCCTCGCCCTCTGGCTCGCCGGTGATGAGGCCGGAATGGTGACCGGGGCGAGCTACACGATGGACGGCGGATGGAGCGCGCGATGACGGCATCCGACTCGGCGGGCGCCTCGCGCGCACACTACCGGCCGTTCCGCGTACCCGTCAGAGGCGGCGAGCTCGCCGGGGCCCAGTGGAACCCCGACGCCGCCGGCATGCCTGTGCTCGCCATCCATGGCATCACGGCGACGCACCGTGAGTGGCCGCTGCTCGCCGACCGGCTGGCCCGGCGGCGCATCATCGC harbors:
- the dxr gene encoding 1-deoxy-D-xylulose-5-phosphate reductoisomerase — protein: MRRVLILGSTGSIGTQALDVIRANPDRFEVVGLAAGRNRDAMDAQAAEFGVSHTALGVDEAVQLVRDVDADVVLNGITGSVGLGPTLAALDKGVTLALANKESLVVGGELVASRARPGQIVPVDSEHSAIAQSLRAGAPSEVRRLVVTASGGPFRGWQRERLRDVTPQEALRHPNFAMGNVITTNSATLVNKGLEVIEARLLFDVPYERIEVVVHPQQYIHSMVEFVDGAVVAQLGLPTMLVPISHALGWPQRVPDAETPIDWTMASDWRFEPLDGEAFPSVGLAKRVGVAAGTYPAVFNAANEQAVAAFHDGRLGFLGIVDTIERVVDEHEAPASLDLTVLAEAERWARERADAIIASV
- a CDS encoding NAD-dependent epimerase/dehydratase family protein, which codes for MTTRLVIGAGLIGAQLAAQLTERGDSVRVATRSGTEVAGARPIRLDASDADAITRAAEGAETIFVVTNPPYTSWPRDWPPVFRAAISAAERSGASLVVMGNLYPYGSPTGPMTEDTPELTNETKGLVRKAGWHDVREATLQGRIRGVEVRASDYFGPGSGGTAHLGSAFFSGILKSKTVRGVGGVDIDHSWSYIPDIASTLAAAADWTGDWGRVWHVPSGAPHPRAEIAAQLNALYGTTGEAAEIPRWVLRTAGLVSPMMREIHASSYQFAVPYVIDATETSERLGVEETPWHESLTVTAEWYRARL
- a CDS encoding TetR/AcrR family transcriptional regulator; translated protein: MTDRSVHRGRKPVISREQVLEAAAATLENGGAETISLRAIARELGVVSSAIYRHYPSRDALLTDLIVQAHTELGEWVSGAEHSVDRAQLGDRFGVVVRSAREWAKRNPHRYALIYGTPVPGYSVPASTLQPASIIAMLFARLLLDAAAAGCRPPPDAARDALAPSFSRLGEQLELPPALHPSLVAGVQVWSQLFGHISFEIFGHYVGVVDDVDAYTEALIVLMAARLGLPETGVPPAVPPAAGSSSGH
- a CDS encoding thioredoxin domain-containing protein codes for the protein MATGRGANGPSKKDRRETAREHARLMREEAAKKARRRKWWIQGSVGVVIIAVLAVIALVIVNSIPQGQTSAGPKNMISDGIVMTSSTKAVRTPALQAGESPTPTTQSDTSSKAYITIYEDLQCPYCQQFEQTNMSQITQWLDSGIATLELHPLNYLTSQGNGGYSLRAGNAMACVAEYFPDKFITVNTALYAKQPQENTGGLPNSKILSILKSAGVSSDNVTKCVNDTKFTSWLNAATSRATTKKLPNSNVTTFGGTPTVIVNGQQYKGSLTDASTFASFVESAVGSSSTSTSTPTPTPTATQ
- a CDS encoding site-2 protease family protein; its protein translation is MSSVLPFIVGVLIFVVGLAVSIALHELGHLTAAKAFGVKVTQYMIGFGKTLFSFRRGETEYGVKALPFGGYIAMIGMFPPRHPGEAPRDASTGFYNSLVVTDGAIGAPREEREQQRRSVLGTMADEARQASAETIPEGEEHRAFYLLHPLKRIIVMFAGPFMNLVIAFVLIAIMLCGIGVQGASTTVQSVSECLKPATSTSTTCSTSDPASPAAAAGFKSGDRVVEYDGTAITDWTQLSTKIQGSAGRTVPVVVVRDGRRVTLQVTPKQTQAEVSDASGATVVKNVGMIGIAPTTELQPQSFGTAVATTGQQLGQVAGVVINLPQRMVGVWNAAFGPDERSASSPVGIIGVGRMAGEIADSSSYAFVSKIQLMLSLLASLNLALFVFNMIPLLPLDGGHIAGAIWEWIKRGWFAATRRGSSPKPVDMARLMPLTYAVIIVLGAMSLLLAYADIVKPISLPG
- a CDS encoding VOC family protein — encoded protein: MRTILTGITVSDPAASVAFYGALGYEVVGSVAEAEIGALTMLKLPDEEFVSIELVADGTVAGGPAAGLNHIAIQVDDLEDLLGRLRDAGVSVGEVGMPGGATGPRTCMLSDPDGYAIELTQWQPGHPTGLTVDDFRAD
- a CDS encoding 3-hydroxybutyrate dehydrogenase; translated protein: MPKHSDPALAGRRAVITGGASGIGRACAMAFADAGALVTVADLDGEAAQRVAEEIGGHAWQVDLTDLEALADVQLDVDILINNAGIQHVRPIEEFEPEQFQRIIRLMLEAPFLLIRAVLPGMYERGWGRIINLSSVHGLRASAYKSAYVAAKHGLEGLSKTTALEGGPHGVTSNCINPAYVNTPLVQKQIADQAKVHGIAEADVVEQVMLTESAIKRLVEPGEVASLALWLAGDEAGMVTGASYTMDGGWSAR